One Lepus europaeus isolate LE1 chromosome 7, mLepTim1.pri, whole genome shotgun sequence DNA segment encodes these proteins:
- the LOC133764627 gene encoding MICOS complex subunit MIC19-like: protein MGETASTRRVTFEADENENITVVKGIRLSENVIDPMKESSPSGSRSPRHSGVYGASVSDEELKRRVAEELALELAKKESETQKRLKQDKELERERAAANEQLTRAILRERVASEEERAKAKHLAKQLEEKDRVIQKQDAFYKEQLARLEERSSEFYKVATEQYQKAAEEVEAKFKRYQCHPVCADLQARILQCYRQNTHQTLSCSALANQYMHCVNHAKQSVLQKGG from the coding sequence ATGGGCGAGACCGCCAGCACCCGCCGGGTCACCTTCGAGGCGGACGAGAATGAGAACATCACCGTGGTGAAGGGCATCCGGCTCTCAGAAAATGTGATTGATCCAATGAAGGAATCCTCTCCATCTGGTTCCAGGTCTCCGCGGCATTCTGGTGTTTACGGAGCCTCAGTTTCTGATgaagaattgaaaaggagagtcGCTGAGGAGCTGGCATTGGAACTAGCCAAGAAGGAGTCTGAAACTCAGAAACGACTGAAGCAAGATAAAGAGCTGGAGCGAGAGCGGGCTGCCGCCAACGAGCAGTTGACCAGGGCTATCCTCCGGGAGAGGGTGGCGAGCGAGGAGGAGCGCGCCAAGGCCAAGCACCTGGCTAAGCAGCTGGAGGAAAAAGACCGGGTGATACAGAAGCAGGATGCCTTCTACAAAGAGCAGCTGGCTAGACTGGAGGAAAGGAGCTCAGAGTTCTACAAAGTCGCCACCGAGCAGTATCAGAAAGCCGCTGAGGAAGTGGAAGCAAAGTTCAAGCGGTACCAGTGTCATCCAGTGTGTGCTGACCTGCAGGCGAGGATTCTCCAGTGTTACCGCCAGAACACCCATCAGAccctcagctgctctgctctggccaaCCAGTACATGCACTGTGTGAATCACGCCAAACAGAGCGTGCTACAGAAGGGAGGATAG